One Ignavibacterium album JCM 16511 genomic region harbors:
- a CDS encoding phospholipase D-like domain-containing protein, with protein sequence MKKLFLLLATLTFNFSFAQTVVPIADLKVNDPNGVPVDTGQVFTVTGIVTSANQFGLNGPGSIQDATAGLSIFGSGFAGQVQIGDSVTVTSTLTHFNGLTQFDFRRPGSVLTKHSSEHNYDTTIVTISDIASQQWNGFEEFESRLIRINNVTIQGSGNFASATNYNISDATGTLTAGLRIDNDVTTIIGQPIPQTPVDLVGILGQFKSSAPYNTGYQLLPRFLSDIIYDNSPLILNPVIASNITQNSFTVYFNTARSGNSQVKYGLTPSLELDSVVINNDTTVHIVPVSGLQEGTLYYFRAYSTNSSGTSFSSLQTVTTASANPQTGTINVYFNFSVDTTVAMPGNAAKGNVNFAQKLIERINSASYSIDMALYSFSDLPDVANAIIAAKNRGVKVRVVYENRTTQNSMQALIDAGIPVIKRTSGLNGIMHNKFFIFDARDTLSVNDWLWTGSWNITLNESNWENNVVEINDPTITQAYKIEFEEMWGSNGDTPNPSNAKFGFQKSDNTPHIFNIGGREVKVFFSPSDGVMSKIINTINTANKDIYFALYALTRSDIATAMNNRFTAGVTDIRGLIDQVNTTGSQYSFLNTFAEMYGNQGATMHHKYGLIDATQTYSNPYVITGSANWSNSAANDNDENILIIDDIFIANQYMQEFKSRYNEDGGTNSFIVPTINNNEDRKFEVNDFLLYQNYPNPFNPVTTIRFDVAKAQHLKLAVYDILGKEIKVLFDQYAPAGFITVDFKADDLSSGMYIYRLIGENVNFSKKMMLLK encoded by the coding sequence ATGAAAAAACTATTTTTATTACTCGCTACACTTACATTCAATTTTTCATTTGCTCAAACGGTGGTTCCAATCGCTGACTTAAAAGTTAACGATCCAAATGGAGTTCCTGTTGATACTGGTCAGGTATTTACAGTTACCGGAATTGTAACTTCTGCGAACCAATTCGGTTTGAATGGACCCGGCTCTATTCAGGATGCAACCGCAGGTCTTTCAATATTCGGGAGTGGATTTGCCGGTCAGGTTCAGATAGGAGATTCTGTAACTGTCACATCAACTTTAACTCACTTTAACGGATTAACTCAGTTTGATTTCAGAAGACCAGGTTCTGTTTTGACTAAACATTCTTCAGAACACAATTATGATACTACAATTGTTACCATAAGTGATATTGCTTCACAGCAATGGAATGGTTTCGAAGAATTTGAAAGCAGACTAATAAGAATTAATAATGTAACAATCCAAGGTTCAGGAAATTTTGCAAGTGCAACAAATTATAATATCTCGGATGCAACCGGAACTCTAACTGCAGGGCTAAGAATTGATAATGATGTTACAACAATTATTGGTCAACCTATTCCACAAACTCCGGTTGATTTGGTTGGAATTCTGGGACAGTTCAAATCATCAGCACCATATAATACTGGTTATCAGTTACTTCCTCGCTTTCTGAGTGATATTATTTATGATAACTCACCTTTGATCCTTAATCCTGTTATCGCAAGCAATATCACACAAAATAGTTTTACAGTTTATTTTAACACGGCAAGAAGTGGTAATAGTCAGGTAAAATATGGTTTAACACCGTCCTTGGAACTTGATTCAGTTGTAATAAATAATGATACAACTGTTCATATCGTACCTGTTTCTGGCTTGCAGGAAGGTACTCTTTATTATTTCCGGGCTTATTCAACTAATAGTTCAGGGACAAGTTTCAGTTCTTTGCAAACAGTTACTACTGCATCAGCAAATCCTCAAACAGGAACGATCAATGTTTATTTTAACTTTTCTGTTGATACAACTGTAGCGATGCCTGGAAATGCAGCGAAAGGAAATGTTAATTTCGCTCAGAAGCTAATTGAAAGAATAAATTCTGCATCATATTCAATTGATATGGCGTTATACAGTTTTTCAGATTTACCTGATGTTGCAAATGCTATAATTGCCGCAAAAAACAGAGGTGTAAAAGTTCGCGTTGTTTATGAAAATCGGACAACTCAAAACAGTATGCAGGCGCTGATTGATGCTGGTATTCCCGTTATTAAGAGAACCTCTGGACTGAATGGTATTATGCATAATAAGTTTTTCATATTCGATGCACGAGATACTTTATCTGTAAACGATTGGTTATGGACTGGCAGCTGGAACATTACTTTGAATGAAAGCAATTGGGAAAATAATGTTGTTGAGATAAATGATCCTACTATTACTCAGGCTTATAAGATTGAATTTGAAGAAATGTGGGGCAGTAACGGAGATACACCAAATCCCTCAAATGCAAAATTCGGTTTCCAGAAATCCGATAATACTCCGCACATTTTTAATATAGGTGGAAGGGAAGTAAAAGTTTTTTTCAGTCCCTCTGATGGAGTAATGAGCAAGATTATAAATACAATTAATACTGCAAATAAAGACATCTACTTTGCTTTGTATGCTCTTACTCGTTCGGATATTGCCACTGCAATGAATAATCGATTTACAGCAGGTGTTACTGATATTCGAGGATTGATTGACCAGGTCAATACAACCGGAAGTCAATATTCATTCTTGAACACTTTCGCTGAAATGTATGGAAATCAGGGTGCAACAATGCATCATAAATATGGTTTGATAGATGCTACCCAAACTTATAGTAATCCTTATGTTATTACTGGCTCAGCCAATTGGTCTAATTCTGCTGCAAATGATAATGATGAAAATATTTTAATCATTGATGACATTTTTATAGCAAATCAGTATATGCAGGAATTTAAATCAAGATATAATGAAGATGGTGGAACTAACAGTTTTATTGTTCCAACAATTAATAATAATGAAGATAGGAAATTTGAAGTAAATGACTTCCTACTTTATCAGAATTATCCAAATCCATTTAATCCTGTTACCACTATTAGATTTGATGTCGCTAAAGCACAACACCTTAAACTTGCTGTTTATGATATTCTTGGTAAGGAAATAAAAGTACTTTTTGATCAATATGCTCCAGCCGGATTTATTACAGTTGATTTTAAGGCGGATGATTTATCAAGTGGAATGTATATCTATCGGCTAATTGGAGAAAATGTTAATTTTTCTAAGAAAATGATGTTGCTTAAATAG
- the atpD gene encoding F0F1 ATP synthase subunit beta — translation MSQLKGKIIQIIGPVVDIEFEGGQLPMIYNAIKIPRTSVEGVQEDLIVEVQQHLGEDRVRAVAMDSTDGLVRGMEAFDTGKPISVPVGPNTLGRLINVVGNPIDGIGEIKSDKRYSIHRPAPEFKNLSTKTEMFETGIKVIDLIEPYSKGGKTGLFGGAGVGKTVIIQELIHNIAQEHGGYSVFAGVGERTREGNDLWLEMKESGVLSKTSLVFGQMNEPPGARLRVALTGLTIAEYFRDEEGRDVLLFIDNIFRFTQAGSEVSALLGRMPSAVGYQPNLATEMGALQERITSTDKGSITSVQAIYVPADDLTDPAPAAAFAHLDATTVLSRQISELGIYPAVDPLDSTSRILEPGIIGQEHYNVAKTCKEILQHYKDLQDIINILGMDELSDEDKIVVRRARRIQRFFSQPFHVAEQFTGYKGRYVKLEDTIRSFKAIIDGKYDDYPEQAFMYCGSIEDVEEKAKRMAS, via the coding sequence ATGAGTCAGTTAAAAGGTAAAATTATTCAGATTATCGGACCCGTTGTTGATATTGAATTTGAAGGCGGGCAGTTACCAATGATTTATAATGCAATCAAAATTCCAAGAACTTCGGTTGAAGGAGTTCAGGAAGATTTGATTGTAGAAGTACAGCAGCACCTTGGCGAAGACAGAGTCAGAGCTGTTGCAATGGATTCCACAGATGGTCTTGTAAGAGGTATGGAAGCATTTGACACAGGAAAACCAATTTCAGTACCTGTTGGACCAAATACACTTGGAAGACTAATAAATGTTGTTGGAAATCCAATTGATGGAATTGGTGAAATTAAATCTGATAAAAGATATTCTATTCACAGACCTGCACCTGAATTCAAAAATCTTTCAACAAAAACCGAAATGTTTGAAACCGGTATCAAAGTTATAGACTTAATTGAACCTTATTCAAAAGGCGGAAAGACCGGATTGTTTGGTGGTGCTGGTGTTGGTAAAACAGTTATTATTCAGGAACTTATTCACAACATCGCTCAGGAACACGGAGGTTACTCAGTTTTTGCCGGCGTTGGTGAAAGAACCAGAGAAGGAAATGATTTATGGTTGGAAATGAAAGAGTCAGGTGTGTTATCAAAAACTTCATTAGTTTTTGGTCAGATGAATGAACCTCCTGGCGCAAGATTAAGAGTTGCTCTTACCGGATTAACTATTGCCGAATATTTCCGTGATGAAGAGGGCAGAGATGTTTTGTTATTTATTGATAACATTTTCCGTTTTACTCAGGCAGGTTCTGAAGTTAGTGCTTTGCTTGGACGAATGCCTTCAGCAGTAGGTTATCAGCCAAACCTTGCTACAGAAATGGGAGCTTTGCAGGAGAGAATTACATCAACCGATAAAGGTTCCATTACTTCAGTGCAGGCAATTTATGTTCCTGCAGATGACTTAACGGATCCGGCACCGGCTGCAGCTTTCGCTCACCTTGATGCTACAACCGTATTAAGCCGACAGATTTCTGAATTGGGTATTTATCCTGCTGTTGATCCATTAGATTCAACTTCAAGAATTCTTGAACCAGGTATTATCGGACAGGAACATTATAATGTAGCTAAAACTTGCAAGGAAATCTTACAGCATTATAAGGACTTACAGGATATAATTAACATTCTTGGTATGGATGAATTATCTGATGAAGATAAAATTGTTGTAAGAAGAGCTAGAAGAATTCAAAGATTTTTCTCACAGCCATTTCATGTTGCAGAACAGTTTACTGGTTACAAAGGTCGCTATGTAAAGCTTGAAGATACTATCAGAAGTTTCAAGGCTATCATTGATGGAAAATATGATGATTATCCTGAGCAGGCATTTATGTATTGTGGTTCAATAGAAGATGTCGAAGAAAAAGCCAAAAGGATGGCAAGTTAA